TTTTATTACCCATCTGTAAAAACATGTCCTCTGATGACACTGCTTGTTTAAATATGATGTCATACCTAAAAATAGGAACATTAAtctaaatattatttgaaatttttctatgGTAACTGTCTCTTTTGCTTTATTATCAACATTGCACTTGGAACAGAGTATTCCTAATGAGGATTCATGATAATATCATTCCACTTAAGAAATGGAAAATTGgcaataaaacacaatttcaGAATAAAAAGGGACTTTCATGGATTTGATAGAAAATGTACATACAGTCATATACAAGTTTGAGCTAAACCTcttgtaaataaattatcagCGTAAATTTATCATTGATCTCTTCTGAGGATTGTCTGCACTCATACTGTAGAGTCTGCCATTTTTGTGGGGTTTTATATGCTGTGGTCTAAGAATGAATAGCATATTCAAGGGATCAAATCTTCTCATGGCTTGAGAAAAAATACACATGAAGCATGTTCATGGGGTGAAATTTTCCTGTactgagaaaaaaaatagtatGATCATGAGATAAAATTTTCATACTCTGAGAAAAAAATAGCATGTTTTTGGGATTAAATTTTCTTAGTTTACCTTTTGCTATGCCTACATGTTTGTGGATTTAAAACCCATTCAAGAATGTTTCGGTCATTATGAGATGCGACCAGCTGCAGGTGAAATGTCACAAATCTTTTACATTCACATGGTTCTCAAGGCCATACAtgtaacagtgagggttatCTATCATGTCAAAAACTACAGTGACAATTGGCATTTGAAGTTTCATTTGTGGCAGTCGGACAGATTCAATTGCTGGTGGCCAGATACACTAGCTCAGTCGGTAGAGCACATGATTGGAGATTCAACAGGCCCAGGTTCGCATCCCATTCTGgttcattgcattttctcccttaaTTCCTGCTACATTTGGTGCTGTGGACCAGCCcttggaactgacaggtgaaaatgcctgccaggggattaagatcctgggttgatgtcttcaaggtgTGAGGACATTTAAGAAGGGGGGGATGTGGTGCACAGACAGGTTCAATACACTAGCTCAGTTTGTAGAGAACCTGATTGGAGATTCAGACgacctgggttcgaatcccagtctggtctgtTACATTTTCTCCCTGTCTGTTACACATTCAAAACACCCATGATTTTCACTTCGAGTGCCTGCTTCTTTAAGAAGGAAAAGTCACCAGTTGCCACCTATTTTAAGCATCTTACATTTGAATTGGTCACTGGTATGTGAAGGCAAGCAAACTAACCATTAGGGTGTTGTGTCTGCTTTTGTCTACATAAACTTAATAAACTAACACTCTTACTAATCTGGGTCTTCACAGTTAATacttcaacaatttttaattgaAAGTCAGTGAACACAGATGATAAACAAATGTGCATGTGGTACAATCTCtaaaatacagtcaaacctcattatctcgaACTTGATGGGACTGAGAAAAAATTTCAAGATATCCAAGGATTCGAGATATCTAGGGTAAAATACTTTAAGAGTAAGTGGTTGGGAATTCTGAATctcttcgacatatccatggtatttgagatattggTGTTTGAGATACCAAAGTTCCACTATAGTAAACATACTCTGGTTGAGGtcttgggtcaaatgttgtatCAAATTCTGCTCCTTCTGGAACCTCATCTTCTCCCCATATGTCTTTAGCATTTCCCTTTGATTCTGGTACTTTCAATACATACATAAAATTGTACACAATATTTAAGTCACATTATCAATCATAATGAAAGAAACACAAAACCTCCATGATAAGTTTACaacatttacaaaatacacataattcagtgttttccctaagaaccggccgccggccaaattgaccgtttcaaacgattttctggccggttcaaatataaaaaatcaaaaaataatatgttgtcaatttcagtgatgttgatttacacgaTCGATCTTTGCAAAGAATGTATGCGGTAGCAATTGGTTggctataaatatctttcatatttcttccttgtttatgtttttatcgagagctttttgaaacggcgattttgattggacgatattttaaactctcaccttgcgcgtgagaagcacatggcagtgaaaaataatgaagcgtcgaacgaatacattacatgatttcttccagtcaaaacatcgcaaaggtgtgtatttaacaccactgtgactaacttgtctgaggtaaaaatgttcaaccctttggtatatatttaaaaatgtaggttaaaaagtggcatatgaacaagggtcattttgccccctgaaatgcctcagaatgcaggattttgcgtctaATTTTCCAAACTTTCCATACCCCCCCTGGCCTGTTACAATTCTAAATGGgcctgttcaaatgaaatgaatggaaaacacTGATAATTTAATATCTTTTGACTCTTTTTCCTTCCAtcaatatttcttctttttcaattttctgatattcatatgatacaaaataaacatttttgtcaaattgTCTGAAGAATTTTTCTTGCTCTGGTAGCTTGAGTTAAAAGGTTACAAAATTTGATTGGATGCTGTTACCTTTGCCGGGTTTCTGGTCTTTCTTCACTGAAGGACCAATCTGACCTGGTCCAATTTTCCCATATGCAGAGGGCTAAAATGGTCAATTTATAACTGATATGTAACATCACTATGACTTTTACATATAATTGTAACAGcaaatgttattaaaatttatGGCAAACAGGCATAGatcaatatatacacatataagaatacaaattatttatccagattttaaaaaataatttgaaattaccCTTTCATCTAGTTCACAGTCAGAATCACTGTCTTCATTTGGTGGTTTTAGCATATGTGCTAAGGAATTTATCTGGTCTGTTGTGAATTCCATTGTCAAAAATATTACCACCTACAAGCAATATTGTAGTTACacaataaaatttcaatatacatgtaacataagaAACAGAGATGGAGAGAGCAAGAATCTGGCAGTTAGACAGCATAAGGAGTTGtcacatatatttattttatatagatatactCTTTAGATCTTTAAAGCAAATGCTATATCTATTTTGTTGAACAGCTCACAGACCCAGAACATGACCAAccgagataaaaaaaaacaaaaaaaaaacaactcctTAACACCTTCCTCCACAAGTGTATTAAAAAGATATTGAGAATATTCTGACCTGAAAAGACtacaaatgaaaaagtaagagAATTAGCCAATATAGAAAAGATCAGTAACATCATAAAATGAAGAGATGGAAATGGGAaggacatgtacatgtactaatgtatTAAGAATGAGTTCTTAGCCATATCAGAGCAGCCCTAGACTGAATACCCAAAGGGTGAAGGCCGAAGaccaatcaaaataaacaaggaaAGGAAACAACTGGGAGGCAGGTCGTGGGATAAAACCGCCAGGAAAGCTAAAACCACAACAGAATGAAGAGGATCTATCCATGGCCCAATTCTCCACAAGGAGAGACGAAACTGATGATGATTATTATAgtgttaataaaaataaatctcagGGACAAATACTATAAAGTTATAGTTGAGCTGAACGACATACATATAATGAAACGTATTCATGCATATGAATACTCATGGATGTTAAATGACCCTTAAACTTGGTCTGTCCTCTCCCTAACTAACCCTTGAACTGGAGCTCCACCCTCGTCCACCTACCTGTCCAGCAAGGTGAATCGTCCAGCAGTCGACCACCTACCCTTTTGTGTGTGATTGTTGTATGTCCTTTGAAGCCTTGCCACGTTTAAGGTAAGGTATTTATATCCCTTGTGTTTAATTATCATTCATATAAGAAATCAGGGACAGCGACATACACATAGACAAATTTCCATTGACTTTTTTACTATTTACGAGTAGAAACATATTTCATGAACTTTTTTACTATTTATATTCTATGGACTTTTTCACTATTTACAAGAAGAAATTTATATTCTATGGACTTTTTCGCCATTTACAAGTAGAAATTTACACATACCGTTGCTCTGTTTTTCTGTTTACACAGGTTTCCACATGCAGTTGTTTACTTCCGGTACATTGcattataaatatcaaaaccTCACCGTTTCCTCCGATATTTCCCGGTATTTATTACCTCTGTGTAAAGGCCATCGGCAACGGGGTTTGTTTTTCTCTGTATCTTGAACATGAAGTGAGGTATAAATCGCAATTTCTTATTTTTCGGATATTTCTTACGAATTTTGTGATTACCGCAGAACTAATCtattttctttctgtttttcGTTAACACTagcagaaacatacatgtagggcctatataacatattatgttttatatgtttCTGATATTAGCGACTAGTATTAAAGTGAAAAGTACTTTACTTTATGAAaaagaatatttcaaatgcataaATCAATTGATGAAGCAATTAATAATTTTGTTCAGGGTCGACATTTTGCTGTGACgcacagtacatgtataatcttgAACCTTTTTTCActcattttaaaacaatgtatcATCATTAGTGTATATGTTGCCACAtctttaaagatgtcagacatataaaaacagaagtGTATGTTATcatcagaaaatcacattttcgttatacagaataattaaaataaataaaagcttgttgaaatgacaaattttaaatgtcgatagttttttttttttttaaatgctaatctataaatatgtatgaattaattgtggatattagagagacatgcagtagaagaaatatCAGTATAGGacttattgcccttgacaacattttttaaaattatgaataattgattatctatggaaaatttaaactttttcagtCTTATtattttaccagattttttttatttcattcagtgattaaaattcctctgaaagatatatttcaatcatctacatagtttaatttgataaagatttttgcaaaaatctgacatcacatgaggatcgatcttCCTTAATGAAGCTTGGGCGGAATAAAGTTCAGGCACGTACaatcgagggggggggggggtgtcatgatcaatatagatatatattattttaatatagaaaaattGGGTGACTGGCACCCCAGTATTTTTATAGTATTAgtaaatgataaaaatgtataAGATTAATTTAAAGTTACAAGATATGAACTGAAGAACTTATGTAGGAAgggttaccccccccccccctcccccaaacgatttaagaaaaataaaataaaaattgggaAATAATTTTTAAGCGATTTTAGGTATGAAGTCTCCAAATTCCCCCATCCCCCTCTCCATTACGATTTAGGATTTTAAAGATTGgacaatattttttacatttgttgattgtcaagaattttagacacgTCAACTAACACTTCTTCCGACATCCCCTCCGGCTGCCCCCTCCCCCATTCATCTCCTCCGGCTGCCCCCTCCCCCATTCATCTCCTCCGACTGCCCCCTCCCCCATTCATCTCCTCCGACTGCCCCCTCCCCCATTCATCTCCTCCGGCTGCCCCCTCCGCCATTCATCTCCTCCGGCTGCCCCCTCCGCCATTCATCTCCTCCGGCTGCCCCCTCCGCCATTCATCTCCTGCTGCCCCCTCCGCCATTCATCTCCTCCGGCTGCCCCCTCCGCCATTCATCTCCTCCGGCTGCCCCCTCCCCCATTCATCTCCTCCGGCTGCCCCCTCCGCCATTCATCTCCTCCGGCTGCCCCCTCCCCATTCATCTCCTCCGGCTGCCCCCTCCCCCATTCATCTCCTCCGGCTGCCCCTCCCCCATTCATCTCCTCCGGCTGCCCCCTCCGCCATTCCGACATCTCCTCCGGCTGCCCCCTCCCCCATTCATCTCCTCCGGCTGCCCCCTCCGCCATTCCGACATCTCCTCCGGCTGCCCCCTCCCCCATTTCCCTTGAAAAATGATGCCACGTGCCTGCATTACTGTCACTTAGAATTTTCTGAATTTACATCTGTCACAAATCATTGTACGCCTATTAGAAGACCTAGATACAGAGCATGTCTTCTAAACGATACTACAGGAAAAGTGCAGTACCAAACGAAGAGACATTGGTATCATGTCAGATATAAATATACACAGGTAGAACAGATTAAAGTTTCTTCACATCATGGAACTGAAGtgtagggaatcaaagttttacaaggtAATTATGGGGGAAATCGTCTTCCCTAGCAGGACCATGATTCAATATCAAGCAtcatcaggtagtgtagattccaatttattcaaattatgatcGCCCTAGGCTAGAGGGTAAGATGAGGCCTCAATAGGgagtatttatttttacatggcAATATATGAGGAAATTAATTGCATCATTGATACTTGTGCTCatgcaaaattaacatttcatacGGTcattgaaatgaaacaaatcattttACACTTGCGTCAATTATATGTTCCATAATTGATAACATTGGCATGAAACAGGACGCGAATGTGCAAGTTGACGCTGGagtatacaaatacatgtataatgttgtGGTTTTTAACGGATTGTAGTAAATTATGGGGGGGAAATTACAACACGAAACCAATCCCCCTCCACACCTTATATTTGATTTTGAGTCAAACAATCAAAATGATGTCGACTATAAATATACCCAATAGCTTATATTCAGTTCTCCGATTGCAATTTTTGCATTATACGATCGCTTTGCAAGCAATTTGTTTCGTTGCCGATCGCCTTTTTTTGgagtaaatattttcatataaaaaccATTTCCAGACGATAATAAATACAGCTTTAGGTGATACATGTAAAGACTTAATTcgtaaaatcaaaatatttttggaatTATTGAAACATTacgaaaaaaaaagttatttaaTGACAAGAAATTTTGGAATTTGGACGCATGTCTATTAAATGGATTACATATACACTAAAGTTCGTGGGAATAACTTCTAATTGCAGTGTAAGGCTAATAGATTGTCCCTATTATATCAATatcttgtaaaattttaaactcGATAAAGCATCGACACataaataacatcaaaactTACCCGCTATTAAAATGTCGTTCTGCATAACTGCTTCCGAGTTAATGCCGATCGAGTCTGAGTTAATGCCGATCGAGTCTGAGTTAATGTTGATCGAGTCTGAGTTCATGCCGATCGAGTCTGAGTTCATGCCGATCGAGTCCGAGATTTACAGGGGTGTTTATTGCGTTTAATTTTTACATAGCAAAAATATAGATTTTGAGCTTCAGTATTCGTAAACTAATTAGTATTCAAACTCTCATAATTAATTTTGCTTTAACTGTTGCATAGTTATGTTACATGCATGTCAACACAAAAGCCACTCACATAAAACGGCTTCTGCTTATTCATACAATTCATTATAGTGTATCTTCAGGCATAGATACATATAAATGAATCTTTGGCAAAAGTTCACACACAGATTAAAACCTTTACGCGATGTCCCCTTAGGCATGGGCGACACACGTGGAAATGACAGAGTCAACGTTTTCTTACCTGTGAGCGCACGTAACATTCATTATTGTGTTTTTCACTTGAAAAACACACCAGTTTGCTAAATATAATATCAAGAAACCCCTGAACAGTTAAAAATGAAGGTTCCTGTAATTGGAATTGATCTTGGAACGACTTATTCGTGCGTGGGTGTTTTCCAGCATGGGAAAGTGGAAATAATCGCCAACGACCAAGGTAATAGGACAACGCCGAGTTATGTTGCCTTTACAGAAGCCGAGCGCATCATCGGAGATGCTGCAAAAAACCAGGTAGCAATGAATCCGAAAAATACTATTTTTGATGCCAAAAGACTTATCGGAAGAAAATTTGAAGAGCCGTCTGTCCAAAGTGACATGAAACATTGGCCATTCAAAGTTACTAACAAGCAGGGAAAGCCAATGATACAAGTTGAATACAAGAATGAAATAAAGTCCTTTAGTCCTGAGGAAATTAGTTCGATGGTACTGACCAAAATGCGCGAGACTGCGGAAGCGTTTCTAGGAGAGAAAGTAACTAAGGCTGTCATCACAGTTCCGGCGTACTTTAACGATTCACAGCGCCAGGCAACAAAAGATGCGGGTATCATCGCAGGATTAGAGGTATTACGAATGGTAAACGAACCTACGGCTGCAGCCCTTGCGTACGGTCTTGACAAGAATTTATCGGGCGAAAAGAATGTTCTAATTTACGATCTAGGCGGGGGCACGTTCGATGTATCGATTCTTAACATCGACGAAGGTTCAGTCTTTGAAGTGCAGTCGACAGCGGGTGACACCCATCTTGGAGGAGAAGATTTTGACAACAGAATGGTTGATCACTTTGTAAAAGAATTCAAGAGGAAAtatcaaagggaaataacttcaAACAAACGAGCCCTTAGAAGACTAAGAACTGCGTGTGAAAGAGCCAAGAGGACATTGTCCAGCAGCACAGAGGCTAGTATAGAAATAGATTCCCTTTGCGACGGGGTTGACttctatacaaaaataaccCGCGCCAGATTCGAGGAACTGTGTTCTGACTTGTTCAAAAGTACAATGGAGCCTGTCGAAAGAGCAATAAAGGATGCCAAATTAGACAAGTCTAAAATCCACGACATCGTTCTGGTTGGCGGATCAACACGAATACCAAAGATACAAAAACTGCTTTCTGATTTCATGGGAGGAAAAGACTTAAACCGCTCTATTAATCCAGATGAGGCTGTAGCCTACGGCGCTGCTGTTCAGGCTGCCATTTTGTCGGGTGATTCCAGTGATGTTATCAAAGATTTGCTTTTGATTGACGTTGCGCCTTTATCCCTTGGAATTGAGACGGCGGGTGGTGTTATGACAAATCTTATTGATAGAAACAGCCGAATTCCGTGTAAAATTGGCAAAACTTTCACGACATACTCTGATAATCAACCAGGCGTCCATATTCAAGTTTTTGAAGGAGAACGCGCCATGACAAAGGACAACCATAAACTCGGAAACTTCGATCTTACGGGTATTCCTCCTGCGCCTAGAGGTGTTCCACAAATCGATGTTGAATTTGATTTAGACGCCAACTGCATTTTGAATGTTTCTGCAGTAGACAAGAGTACGGGTAAGTCTAATAAGGTGACCATTACCAACGACAAAGGTCGGCTTAGCAAGGCTGAAATTGATAGAATGGTTTCGGACGCAGAAAAATACCAGGAGGCGGACGAAAAACAGAAGCAACGCGTACAATCTAAGAACCAGTTAGAAAACTACGTTTACGGCATCCGCAATGCAGTGGATGAGGAAAGGGGAAAACTCCAGCCCTCAGAGAAGACAGAGGCACTAAATGCCTGCGAGGAAGCCTTGAAATGGTTAGATCTTAACGCCGATGCTGAAACGTCTGAATTTGAAGGTAAATTGAAGATGGTCCAGGAGACCTGTAGTCCAATTATGACAAAGCTTCACAGCGAACAAAAAGAAAGTAGTACAGCAGGTGGACCAAAGGTGGAAGAAGTGGATTAATGATGTTTCAAAACACGTGACTATCAGATTACTCAAAGAAATGACGAATATATGTAGCAGGTGACGATGCGAGTTTTTTGTtcgttttttttattttcttcaaagaATTAAATGAATAATCACTTATAGAAAtaatgtgtgtacatgtaccgttttatgtataaacattgatatatcCCCCAATATGCAttcaatcaaaattaaaaacaaagttATGGCCatacatgaattataattcatattctacaacctgtcattggattaatgctgtctgacgtgtttcataccaatttttaggccgttctttacacactaattttgactgctgATTATTCCGTTTAATTGATcgagatgtagggctcacggcaggtgtgaccggtcgacaggggatacttactcctcctaggaaccagatcccacctctggtgtgtccagggatccgcgtttgcccaactcccaATTTCGTATTCCTTGTaagagttttgagattgatcactgttcatgtATGCGATACAATATGTTGTAAAATACGAGTACGATTTATAACGTAATTTGAAACGAGACAAAAATGATATTCCCGAGATATAGAATAGAATTTAAGAACTGTGCATAAAACGTTAAATGTAGTACAGTGTAAGGAATGCACGCTTTTCACTGGATTCGGTAGTGTCTGTAAGATCTAGCCGGTTCCCCGCTATCAGTTATTAACGTCTTCGCTAGCCAAGTATCCAATTTGATTGGCTTGTTTTTTGGGAGATGAGAGAAAATGAATTGGAAACTTTGCTAGCGGAAGATAATTATGTGTTGCAATTCTCTCACAAGAGTTAGAAATGTGAATAGTAAATACACGTGTTCAAAACCGAAGTTGTAGCTTGAAAACTGTGAAAGCAAGTGTTAATAGTCCAGACACCGCACGTACTAAAAATAACAACTAAGTTTGACAACTAGGCATTTGTggtattaaaaaaaagttacaaaaaatcTTATTTCTGATAACTTACACAAATTGactatatataatgatatatcaaAGGTAACAAAAACTCTAACTtgcaacaacccccccccccctttccctgCATActggtagtatatcatttttGCTTGAAAACTGTTAAGGGTACATGGAGTGTCAAATGAGTATAAAAACATTTGAAGaaatcatcaattcaattattgtgcgcaataattgaatcaatgcgcgcatcaattcaaccCATTAGAGCAATAATTTAGTTGATGCGAGCAATAATTATTCATTCGATGATATAcgcacattaattaaattgatgcgcgcatgaaatcaattattgctctcgtcaATTCAAATGATACGCGCATCAATATGGTGGAAATATTAACTAGTGAATTTtgagctcggtataaatgatttgatgatctcttgaTCATCAAATTGAGTTAGACATGGAAGTGTAGAAAGAAACTAAAACGAAATATAGACCACTCTGTAAATTATGATTCGATTATTGTACTTTAGGAAGACTCTTGGGCTATATGTTTGTTAAACTGGTTATAGATTATGATTTATAAACTAATGTTGGGTGCAGTTTCTGAAGTCTGTTTTATGTATGTTGTTTGAAATGtacataatttttgtttttatattttaatacgCGTTCGGCTTAATTTTCAGTCGTTTCCGCAAGACAAACCGGGTCAAAAGGTCATGTGATAAAAGTGAACAGGTCCGTTTCCCGGATGCCCGACACAAACGCGCCAAAAGAtgcaaaaatgcaaaatacattgtatatattcatatgattTCATCGTATCCGGTATCATCAGCCGAAATGACGTACACTATTGTACAACATTACAACTGAATTAGTCAAATGTTATCAGTTCTCCCTAAATCATACGCCTGAAAATATTTGCATCTCAGAGAAAATagtgaaaaaaatattcatagaATAGATATACTGTGTAGTGAAGACGATGGGAACTACTTGTAAATAGCGAAGAATGGAGACAACAGAAAAAGTTTATTCTTTGGaatggtcacgtgactgtcacatGAATTACCGATGGTCAAGTCAAAGTTGTTTGtaaaaagaaaggtgaagataacgaacattgatcaatctcataaatcccataagcaatacacacacaaaaaaatacttgggcaaacacggacccctaggtgcctaggaggagtaagcatcccctgtcgacaggtcacgcccgccgtgagccctatatcttgatcaggtaaacggagctatccgtagtcaaaatcagtgtgccatgaacggtctaacaatcggtatgaaacacgtcagacagcatttgacccaatgatagattgtattggcaaactagatcgttataacgaccatagaatttgcgaaatgctgactttaaattaGACTGTTGAAAcgcctgtaccatcaacttgcttgtcagtagcttacctcgatttaaaaactgacaatacgcagaacaagctcttgcgtatcgaatcagctgagagatataaattCCATATGCAGGGAATATTGTtgtataaatatgggaagttgacaatggagaagctgaaattatcccgtttgtcataaagttgaattgttagtttgccgttaatatctactttcaataagatatctaagtatgaagcaaaagtggacgactctgtggtgtattttatttcgagcttgcagggatatatcgaatcgacatatgaatgaaagttattattgttaatagataaaacgtcgtcgatgtatTTAAATgcctttcttttttcttcttttgatgttttctgccacactcaacaatttgtcagttatatggtggcgcccagtttttttttttagtggaagagagaacccagatacaatgtacctgggaagagaccgccgaccttccgaaagtaaactgggaaactttctcacttaccggcgcgagcgggattcgaacccgcgccgtcagaggtgagaggccgtgtgatattGAGCTCAAcactctaaccactcggccacggaggcccatatttaaatgtcgaattgaaggccacacttagcaagatatttttctttctcacgtagaagtttgtgaataaattctgcttcatatgaatataaaaacaggtaagctaacaaaggagcacaatttgtttCCATGGGATTTCtgacagactgttggaagacttgatcaccaaagaccatgaagatattgtcaatgaggaacgaactctagcatattattttatttcaacttcagaatacttgtgcgtggagtcagagtggtgtttaacaaagtaatatatAAAAAACGATTTTCAAAAAACCAAATAATCTTGGTTAAAGCAGTCTGATAATATAAGGGATGTCTGAtattcttatacatgtaaatgcaatacATGCGAAGAGTTAACAGTATTTACATCAAGTACACAAAAGTTGTCGAAACATCAGACCATACAGAGTTTGCTTTAAGTTTGATAGTTGATTTTTCCATTTTGGAGTTTGATATCATTTGTGGGAGGTGAAGTTCTAAttcgtttttaaaaattaagattTCTTTTACATCCCAATAGAAATGTCTTAATGATTATAAATGTATCTACTTGGttgtattttggttttttttattggttttttttttttttttttttttttatcgtttggtgtgggtttttttaatgttttgttgtttgtttattttctttcaatgtTTGCTTATAGGAACGACATTTACGACATCTAGCTAGTTTgtgatatgaaatttaaaacatgtcGTGAAATGTTCTATAAATATG
This genomic window from Ostrea edulis chromosome 4, xbOstEdul1.1, whole genome shotgun sequence contains:
- the LOC125670948 gene encoding heat shock protein 70 B2-like, with product MKVPVIGIDLGTTYSCVGVFQHGKVEIIANDQGNRTTPSYVAFTEAERIIGDAAKNQVAMNPKNTIFDAKRLIGRKFEEPSVQSDMKHWPFKVTNKQGKPMIQVEYKNEIKSFSPEEISSMVLTKMRETAEAFLGEKVTKAVITVPAYFNDSQRQATKDAGIIAGLEVLRMVNEPTAAALAYGLDKNLSGEKNVLIYDLGGGTFDVSILNIDEGSVFEVQSTAGDTHLGGEDFDNRMVDHFVKEFKRKYQREITSNKRALRRLRTACERAKRTLSSSTEASIEIDSLCDGVDFYTKITRARFEELCSDLFKSTMEPVERAIKDAKLDKSKIHDIVLVGGSTRIPKIQKLLSDFMGGKDLNRSINPDEAVAYGAAVQAAILSGDSSDVIKDLLLIDVAPLSLGIETAGGVMTNLIDRNSRIPCKIGKTFTTYSDNQPGVHIQVFEGERAMTKDNHKLGNFDLTGIPPAPRGVPQIDVEFDLDANCILNVSAVDKSTGKSNKVTITNDKGRLSKAEIDRMVSDAEKYQEADEKQKQRVQSKNQLENYVYGIRNAVDEERGKLQPSEKTEALNACEEALKWLDLNADAETSEFEGKLKMVQETCSPIMTKLHSEQKESSTAGGPKVEEVD
- the LOC125670949 gene encoding dynein axonemal assembly factor 6-like; this encodes MEFTTDQINSLAHMLKPPNEDSDSDCELDERPSAYGKIGPGQIGPSVKKDQKPGKVPESKGNAKDIWGEDEVPEGAEFDTTFDPRPQPEYDIIFKQAVSSEDMFLQMGNKTPSTASCEDMVVKIQLPGTKAADLTLDVKSKFLDLRTPKYKLGLHLPHPVDHKSGKAQWDGDKEILNVTLRMQRDYDFMNF